The following proteins are encoded in a genomic region of Haloarcula marina:
- a CDS encoding ABC transporter ATP-binding protein — protein MAVLEINNLHAEVAEEDGETILQGVNLEVESGEIHALMGPNGSGKSTTAKIIAGHPAYKVTDGEVLIHLEDDEFGEDFEIPEDLRTWNLLDLEPNERAALGIFLGFQYPAEIEGVTMVNFLRTALNAKLEEREELFEDEDEEAESEGGDTNEDAAGYDTSPMEGNVEEGEIGVAEFQEILQEKMEQLDMDERFASRYLNAGFSGGEKKQNEVLQAAILEPSIAVLDEIDSGLDIDRLQDVSNGINALRDEQGAGILQITHYQRILDYVEPDHVHVMLDGQIAKSGGPELAEQLEDEGYDWVREEAYEAA, from the coding sequence ATGGCAGTACTCGAAATTAACAATCTCCACGCGGAAGTCGCAGAAGAGGACGGTGAGACAATCCTTCAAGGTGTGAACCTCGAAGTCGAATCCGGCGAGATTCACGCCCTGATGGGCCCCAACGGCTCCGGGAAGTCGACGACGGCGAAGATTATCGCTGGCCACCCGGCCTACAAAGTCACCGACGGCGAAGTCCTCATTCACCTCGAAGACGACGAGTTCGGCGAGGACTTCGAGATTCCCGAAGACCTCCGCACGTGGAATCTGCTGGACCTCGAACCGAACGAGCGCGCGGCGCTCGGTATCTTCCTCGGCTTCCAGTATCCGGCCGAAATCGAGGGCGTCACCATGGTGAACTTCCTGCGAACGGCGCTCAACGCCAAACTCGAAGAGCGCGAGGAACTCTTCGAGGACGAAGACGAGGAGGCCGAGTCCGAGGGCGGCGACACCAACGAGGACGCCGCTGGCTACGACACCTCCCCGATGGAGGGCAACGTCGAGGAAGGCGAAATCGGCGTCGCCGAGTTCCAGGAAATCCTGCAGGAGAAGATGGAGCAACTCGACATGGACGAGCGCTTCGCCTCCCGCTACCTCAACGCTGGCTTCTCCGGTGGGGAGAAAAAGCAGAACGAGGTCCTCCAGGCCGCCATCCTCGAACCGTCCATCGCCGTGCTGGACGAAATCGACTCCGGGCTGGACATCGACCGACTGCAGGACGTCTCCAACGGCATCAACGCGCTCCGCGACGAGCAGGGCGCGGGCATCCTCCAGATCACCCACTACCAGCGCATCCTCGACTACGTCGAACCCGACCACGTCCACGTGATGCTCGACGGCCAAATCGCCAAGTCCGGCGGTCCGGAACTGGCCGAGCAACTCGAAGACGAGGGGTACGACTGGGTCCGCGAGGAAGCCTACGAGGCCGCATAA